Proteins encoded together in one Silene latifolia isolate original U9 population unplaced genomic scaffold, ASM4854445v1 scaffold_221, whole genome shotgun sequence window:
- the LOC141638867 gene encoding uncharacterized protein LOC141638867 — protein sequence MPNNLRDHLFRGTITPKILRQDPNVDGSVPVSKYDPMTINGSFFRWSEEGSSYNKEKVVYFQPKSTDAGMRDLEERAKLLLSAPYPERLVPTKEQVLFNKFENVIRSLNVQVPFLELVNQVPAYMKFMKKLLSKKKSLETVHSVALTEESCSYLTHTAPHKLEDPGNFSVPCSIGTFSIEKALCHLGDSISVMPLSLARTLKLTRFAVINMTVQMVDRSAVQPIGVLEDIHVQIGKFFFPVDFVVLDMPEDAHIPIILGRPFLHTAGAVIDVSSGTLTFKVGKHSIVFAQTAKKKDPMWPVTCNTVSEKKSYFVLPDMPVSMPVSAITPPPQIGSKLEDDSSGLDIAGAGLGKEEPHVAPAVK from the coding sequence atgccaaataacttgagggaccacttgtttcggggtacgattactccgaaaatattgaggcaagacccaaatgttgatgggtcagttccggtttcaaagtatgacccaatgacgattaatggttcattttttagatggtctgaggaagggtcaagctacaataaagagaaggtagtgtattttcagcctaaatccaccgatgccggcatgagagacttagaggagagggctaagttacttctttcagccccttatccggagagattggtgccgacgaaggaacaagtattgtttaataaatttgaaaatgttattcgtagcttaaacgtacaagttccttttcttgagttagttaatcaagtgcctgcttacatgaaatttatgaagaaactcttatctaaaaagaagtcacttgaaaccgtgcattctgtcgcactaactgaggagtcatgttcttatctgacccatactgcacctcataagctagaagacccaggtaacttttcagtcccatgtagtattggcaccttttctatagAGAAGGCATTGTGTCACCTAGGAGAtagcattagcgttatgcctttgagtcttgctaggacgttgaaattgactaggtttgcagtcataaacatgacagtacagatggttgatcgttctgcggtccagcctataggagtcttagaggacattcatgtgcaaataggaaagttctttttccctgttgacttcgttgtactagatatgcccgaggatgcccacattcccatcatattgggtagaccatttctgcacactgctggtgcagttattgatgttagTTCAGGGActctgaccttcaaagtggggaaacattccattgtctttgcccagacagctaagaagaaagaccccatgtggcctgtcacttgtaatacggtttctgaaaagaaatcctattttgtgcttcctgatatgcctgtctctatgcctgtttctgctataacacctccgccccagattgggagcaaattggaggacgatTCTTCTggtttggatattgcaggagctggtttggggaaggaagagccgcatgttgctccagctgtgaaatag
- the LOC141638868 gene encoding uncharacterized protein LOC141638868 — translation MAYPRFLWDVAKKCFTAGLVGLAVSDRFGCVTHIRGYSMSPTLNPSNSSFTDYVLVEKICLRRYSFSHGDVIVLSSPTNHKEKNVKRIIALPGDWLKLPDMHDTVKIPAGHCWVEGDNSAASMDSRYFGPVPLGLAQGRVTHILWPPQRIGKVESQVPKERLSRF, via the exons ATGGCTTATCCTAGATTTTTATGGGATGTTGCCAAGAAATGTTTTACTGCTGGCCTTGTAGGCTTGGCTGTTTCTGACCGTTTTGGGTGTGTCACTCACATTCGTGGATATTCCATGTCTCCAACATTGAATCCTTCAAATAGTAGCTTCACTG ATTATGTTTTAGTTGAAAAGATTTGCCTTCGGAGATATAGCTTTTCGCATGGTGATGTGATAGTTCTCTC GTCTCCAACTAACCACAAGGAGAAAAATGTGAAGAGGATCATTGCTTTGCCTGGTGATTGGCTCAAACTGCCTGATATGCATGATACAGTGAAGATTCCTGCTGGCCATTGTTGGGTGGAGGGAGACAATTCAGCAGCCAGTATGGATTCAAGATATTTTGGTCCA GTTCCCCTGGGTTTAGCCCAAGGTAGAGTCACACACATTCTGTGGCCGCCTCAGCGAATAGGTAAAGTGGAATCACAAGTTCCTAAAGAACGGCTTTCACGGTTCTGA